The proteins below are encoded in one region of Bacillus vallismortis:
- the srfAA gene encoding surfactin non-ribosomal peptide synthetase SrfAA produces MEITFYPLTDAQKRIWYTEKFYPHTSISNLAGIGKLVSTEKVDWVLVEEAIQTFIRRNDAMRLRLRLDENGEPVQYISEYRPVDIKHTDTTGDPNAIEFISQWSREETKKPLPLYECDLFRFSIFTIKENEVWFYANVHHVISDGISMNILGNAIMHIYLELAGGSETNEGISHSFIDHVLSEQDYAQSKRFEKDKAFWNKQFETVPELVSLKRNASGGGSLDAERFSKDVPEALHQQILSFCEANKVSVLSVFQSVLAAYLYRVSGQNDVVTGTFMGNRTNAKEKQMLGMFVSTVPLRTNVDGGQAFLDFVKDRMKDLMKTLRHQKYPYNLLINDLRETKSSLTKLFTVSLEYQVMQWQKEEDLAFLTEPIFSGSGLNDVSIHVKDRWDTGKLTIDFDYRTDLFSREEINTVCERMITMIENALTHPDHTIDELTLISEAEKEKLLERAGGESVSYRKDMTIPELFQEKADLLADQPAVVFEDRTLSYQTLHEQSSRIANLLKQKGVGADSPVAVLLDRSERMITSIMGILKAGGAYVPIDPAFPAERIQYILEDCGADFILTESKVAPPVSDAELIDFDRAIAEGAVDSPNADVNAQNLAYIIYTSGTTGRPKGVMIEHRQVHHLVESLQQTIYQSGSQTLRMALLAPFHFDASVKQIFASLLLGQTLYIVPKKTVTNGAALAAYYRRHSIEATDGTPAHLQMLVAAGDFEGLKLKHMLIGGEGLSSVVADKLLKLFKEAGTAPRLTNVYGPTETCVDASVHPVIPESAVQSAYVPIGKALGNNRLYILDKKGRLQPEGVAGELYIAGDGVGRGYLHLPELTAVKFLQDPFVPGDRMYRTGDVVRWLPDGTIEYLGREDDQVKVRGYRIELGEIEAVIQQAPDVEKAVVLARPDEQANLEVSAYVVQKTGSEFAPASLREHAARQLPDYMVPAYFTEVAEIPLTPSGKVDRRKLFALEVKAVSGTAYTAPRNETEKAIAAIWQDVLNVEKAGIFDNFFETGGHSLKAMTLLTKIHKQTGAHIPLQYLFENPTIAALAEEAERRESRAFTAIEPAEKQEHYPLSLAQQRTYIVSQFEDAGVGYNMPAAAILEGPLEIQKLELAFQELIRRHESLRTSFILDNSTPRQNIHDSVDFNIEMMERGGRSDEAMMASFVRRFDLAKAPLFRIGLMELGKNRHMLLFDMHHLISDGVSIGIILEELARIYKGEQLPEPRLQYKDYAVWQSVQAAEGYQKDRAYWKKVFAGELPVLQLLSDYPRPPVQSFEGDRVSIKLDAGLKDRLHRLAEQSGATLYMVMLSAYYTLLSKYTGQDDIIVGTPSAGRNHSDTEGIIGMFVNTLAIRSEVKQDETFTQLIARVRKQVLDAFSHQDYPFEWLVEDLNIPRDVSRHPLFDTMFSLQNATEGIPAVGDLSLSVHETNFKIAKFDLTVQARETDEGIELDLDYSTKLFKQSTADRLLNHFARLLDAAAAEPEKQISDYNLLSKEEAAAQIQQFNPGRTPYPKGKTIVQLFEEQAAKTPDQPALQYEGESLTYRELNERANRLARGILSLGAGEGKTAAVLCERSMDMIVSILAVLKAGSAYVPIDPEHPIQRMQHFFRDSGAKVLLTQKKLKALAEEAAFSGVIVLADEEESYHADTQNLALPLDSAAVANLTYTSGTTGTPKGNIVTHANILRTVKGTNYLSITEQDTILGLSNYVFDAFMFDMFGSLLNGAKLVLIPKETVLDMARLSRVIERENISILMITTALFHLLVDLNPACLSTLRKIMFGGERASVEHVRKALQTVGKGKLLHMYGPSESTVFATYHPVDELEENTLSVPIGKPVSNTEVYILDRAGHVQPAGIAGELCVSGEGLVKGYYNRPELTEEKFVPHPFTSGERMYRTGDLARWLPNGDIEFIGRIDHQVKIRGQRIELGEIEHQLQTHDRVQETVVLAVDQGAGDKLLCAYFVGEGGISSQELREHAAKDLPTYMVPAVFIQMDELPLTGNGKIDRRALPLPDANVSTGVSYVAPRNETEQKLADIWAQVLQVQQVGAYDHFFDIGGHSLAGMKMLALVHQELGVELSLKDLFQSPTVEGLAQVIASSEKGAAVSISPAKKQDTYPVSSPQKRMYVLQQLEGAQTSYNMPAVLRLTGELDVERLNSVMQQLMQRHEAFRTTFELKDGETVQRIWEEAECEMAYFEAAEEETERIVSEFIKPFRIDRLPLFRMGLIKHSDTEHVLLFDMHHIISDGASVGVLIEELSKLYDGEIVEPLRIQYKDYAVWQQQFIQSELYKKQEEHWLKELEGELPVLTLPTDYSRPAVQTFAGDRIAFSLEAGKIDALRRLAKETDSTLYMVLLASYSAFLSKLSGQHDIIVGSPIAGRSQADVSRVIGMFVNTLALRTYPKGEKTFSGYLSEVKETALSAFRAQDYPLEDLIGNLQVQRDTSRNPLFDAVFSMQNANIKDLTMKGIQLEPHPFERKTAKFDITLTADETDGGLTFVLEYNTALFKPETIERWKQYWMQLLDEVTGNPNQPLSSLSLVTEPEKQTLLEAWKGKTLPVPTDKTVHQLFEETAQRHKDRPAVTYNGQSWTYGELNAKANRLARILIDCGISADERVGVLTKPSLEMAAAVLGVLKAGAAFVPIDPDYPDQRIDYILQDSGAKLLLKQEGISVPDSFSGDVILLDGNRTILSLPLDENDEENPETDVNAENLAYMIYTSGTTGQPKGVMVEHHALVNLCFWHHDAFNMTAEDRSAKYAGFGFDASIWEMFPTWTIGAELHVIDEAIRLDIVRLNDYFETHGVTITFLPTQLAEQFMELENTSLRVLLTGGDKLKRAVKQPYKLINNYGPTENTVVATSTEINPEEGSLSIGQAIANTRVYILGEGNQVQPEGVAGELCVAGRGLARGYLNKEDETAKRFVADPFVPGERMYRTGDLVKWVNGGIEYIGRIDQQVKVRGYRIELSEIEVQLAQLSEVQDAAVTAVKDKGGNTAIAAYVTPETADIEALKSSLKETLPDYMIPAFWVTLNELPVTANGKVDRKALPEPDIEAGSGEYKAPTTDMEELLAGIWQDVLGISEVGVSDNFFSLGGDSIKGIQMASRLNQHGWKLEMKDLFQHPTIEELTQYVERAEGKQADQGPVEGEVILTPIQCWFFEKNFTNKHHWNQSVMLQAKKGFDPERVEKTLQALIEHHDALRMVYREEPKDVVQYNRGLEAASAQLEIIHIEGQAKDHEDRIEREAERLQSSIDLQEGGLLKAGLFQAEDGDHLLLAIHHLVVDGVSWRILLEDFAAVYTQLEQDNEPVLPQKTHSFAEYAERLQDFANSKAFLKEKEYWRQLEEQTVAVKLPKDRESGDQRMKHTKTIEFSLTAEETEQLTTKAHEAYHTEMNDILLTAFGLAMKEWTGQDRVSVHLEGHGREEIIEDLIISRTVGWFTSMYPMVLDMKHADDLGYQLKKMKEDIRHVPNKGVGYGILRYLTAPEHKEDVAFSIQPDVSFNYLGQFDDMSDAGLFKRSELPSGQSLSPETEKPNALDVVGYIENGKLTMSLAYHSLEFHEKTIQTFSDSFKAHLLRIIQHCLSQDGTELTPSDLGDDDLTLDELDKLMEIF; encoded by the coding sequence ATGGAAATAACTTTTTACCCTTTAACGGATGCACAAAAACGAATTTGGTATACAGAAAAATTTTATCCTCATACAAGTATTTCAAATCTTGCGGGGATTGGCAAGCTGGTTTCAACGGAGAAGGTTGACTGGGTGCTAGTTGAGGAAGCGATACAAACGTTTATCCGCAGAAATGACGCCATGCGCCTTCGTTTGCGGCTCGATGAAAACGGTGAGCCCGTACAATATATAAGCGAGTATCGGCCTGTTGATATAAAACATACTGACACCACTGGAGATCCGAATGCGATAGAGTTTATTTCACAATGGAGCCGGGAGGAAACAAAAAAGCCTTTGCCGCTGTACGAGTGTGACTTATTCCGTTTTTCCATCTTCACCATAAAGGAAAATGAAGTGTGGTTTTACGCAAATGTTCATCATGTGATTTCTGATGGAATTTCTATGAATATTCTCGGAAATGCGATTATGCACATTTATTTAGAATTAGCGGGCGGCTCAGAAACAAACGAAGGGATCTCGCATTCATTTATCGATCATGTTTTATCTGAACAGGACTATGCTCAATCAAAGCGGTTTGAAAAGGACAAGGCGTTTTGGAACAAGCAATTTGAAACGGTGCCTGAGCTTGTTTCTCTTAAACGGAATGCTTCAGGCGGAGGGAGTTTAGATGCTGAGAGGTTCTCTAAGGATGTGCCTGAAGCGCTTCATCAGCAGATCCTATCGTTTTGTGAGGCAAACAAGGTCAGTGTTCTTTCAGTGTTTCAATCGGTGCTTGCCGCCTATTTGTACAGAGTCAGCGGCCAGAATGATGTCGTGACGGGAACCTTTATGGGCAATCGGACAAATGCGAAAGAGAAGCAGATGCTTGGCATGTTTGTTTCGACAGTTCCACTTCGTACAAACGTAGACGGCGGACAGGCATTCTTAGATTTTGTCAAAGACCGAATGAAGGATCTCATGAAGACGCTGCGTCACCAAAAGTACCCGTATAACCTTCTGATAAACGATTTGCGTGAAACAAAGAGTTCTCTGACCAAGCTGTTTACGGTTTCTCTTGAATATCAGGTCATGCAGTGGCAGAAAGAAGAGGATCTTGCCTTTTTGACTGAGCCGATTTTCAGCGGAAGCGGATTGAATGATGTTTCGATTCATGTAAAGGATCGATGGGATACTGGAAAGCTCACCATTGATTTTGATTACCGCACTGATTTATTTTCGCGTGAAGAAATCAACACTGTTTGTGAGCGCATGATTACGATGATTGAGAACGCGTTAACGCATCCGGATCATACAATTGATGAATTAACGCTGATTTCTGAAGCGGAAAAAGAGAAGTTGCTTGAGAGGGCCGGTGGTGAATCTGTCAGCTACCGCAAGGATATGACGATTCCAGAGCTGTTCCAAGAAAAGGCTGATCTGCTTGCTGATCAGCCAGCGGTTGTGTTTGAAGATCGCACATTGTCCTATCAAACGTTACATGAACAATCTTCACGCATCGCTAATCTATTGAAACAGAAAGGCGTTGGCGCGGACAGTCCTGTCGCGGTTCTGCTTGATCGCTCTGAACGGATGATTACGTCGATCATGGGGATTTTAAAAGCGGGCGGAGCCTATGTGCCGATTGATCCCGCGTTTCCGGCGGAGCGCATCCAATATATTTTGGAGGACTGCGGTGCGGACTTTATCCTGACTGAATCGAAGGTTGCACCTCCTGTGTCCGATGCGGAGCTGATTGATTTTGATCGTGCGATTGCGGAAGGTGCAGTCGATAGCCCGAATGCAGATGTGAACGCACAGAACCTTGCTTACATTATTTACACATCGGGAACAACCGGACGTCCGAAAGGCGTGATGATCGAGCATCGCCAGGTTCATCATTTGGTTGAATCTTTGCAGCAGACGATTTATCAAAGCGGCAGCCAAACACTGCGGATGGCATTGCTTGCGCCTTTCCACTTTGATGCGTCAGTGAAGCAGATTTTCGCGTCGCTTCTATTGGGACAAACCCTTTATATCGTACCTAAGAAAACCGTGACAAACGGAGCTGCCCTTGCTGCATATTATCGCAGGCACAGCATCGAAGCGACGGACGGAACACCAGCCCATCTGCAAATGCTGGTCGCGGCAGGAGATTTTGAAGGACTCAAGCTGAAGCATATGCTAATTGGAGGAGAGGGCCTATCGTCTGTTGTTGCGGACAAGCTGCTGAAGCTGTTTAAAGAAGCAGGCACAGCGCCGCGTTTGACCAATGTGTACGGGCCGACTGAAACGTGTGTTGACGCGTCCGTTCATCCGGTGATCCCAGAAAGTGCCGTTCAATCAGCGTATGTGCCGATTGGGAAAGCGCTGGGAAATAACCGCCTATATATTTTGGATAAAAAAGGCCGGCTGCAGCCTGAAGGCGTGGCTGGCGAGCTTTATATCGCCGGTGATGGTGTTGGCCGGGGCTATTTGCATCTGCCTGAATTGACAGCTGTGAAGTTTTTACAAGATCCATTTGTGCCAGGCGATCGCATGTACCGGACCGGAGACGTGGTGCGCTGGCTTCCAGACGGAACAATTGAATATTTAGGCAGAGAGGATGACCAGGTCAAAGTCCGCGGGTACCGGATTGAGCTCGGAGAAATTGAAGCCGTGATCCAGCAGGCGCCAGACGTTGAGAAAGCTGTTGTTTTGGCACGCCCTGACGAACAAGCAAATCTTGAGGTTTCCGCATATGTTGTGCAAAAGACTGGCAGCGAATTTGCGCCGGCCAGCCTGCGGGAGCATGCGGCCAGACAGCTTCCTGACTATATGGTCCCGGCTTACTTTACAGAAGTGGCAGAAATTCCGCTCACGCCAAGCGGCAAAGTAGACCGCCGCAAGCTGTTTGCGCTGGAGGTGAAGGCGGTCAGCGGAACGGCCTATACTGCGCCTCGAAATGAGACGGAAAAAGCAATCGCAGCCATTTGGCAGGATGTGCTGAATGTTGAGAAGGCAGGGATCTTTGACAATTTCTTTGAAACGGGCGGACATTCATTGAAGGCCATGACGCTTTTAACAAAGATTCATAAGCAAACAGGCGCCCATATTCCGCTTCAATACTTATTTGAGAATCCGACGATCGCGGCTCTTGCAGAGGAAGCCGAACGCAGAGAAAGCCGGGCATTTACAGCGATTGAACCTGCTGAAAAACAGGAGCATTACCCGCTTTCGTTGGCACAGCAGCGAACATATATCGTCAGCCAGTTCGAGGATGCGGGAGTCGGCTACAATATGCCGGCGGCAGCGATTTTGGAAGGGCCTTTAGAGATTCAAAAGCTGGAGCTCGCATTTCAAGAGCTAATCCGCCGCCACGAGTCGTTGAGAACGTCATTTATTCTTGATAACAGCACGCCGAGACAGAACATTCATGACAGTGTCGATTTTAACATCGAGATGATGGAAAGAGGCGGCCGCTCAGATGAGGCAATGATGGCTTCATTCGTCCGGAGATTTGACTTGGCGAAAGCGCCGCTGTTCAGAATCGGCTTGATGGAGCTTGGAAAGAACCGTCATATGCTGCTGTTTGACATGCACCATTTGATTTCTGACGGTGTGTCCATCGGCATTATATTGGAGGAGTTAGCACGGATATACAAAGGCGAACAGCTTCCTGAGCCTCGCCTTCAATATAAGGATTACGCCGTGTGGCAAAGCGTCCAGGCTGCTGAAGGGTACCAGAAGGACCGGGCGTATTGGAAAAAAGTCTTTGCGGGCGAGCTTCCGGTGCTTCAGCTTCTGTCCGATTATCCGAGACCGCCTGTTCAAAGCTTTGAAGGGGACCGGGTGTCAATCAAGCTGGATGCGGGATTAAAGGATCGCTTACATCGTTTGGCTGAACAAAGTGGCGCCACGCTGTATATGGTGATGCTGTCCGCATACTATACGCTTTTATCAAAGTATACGGGACAGGATGACATCATTGTCGGCACGCCGTCAGCGGGCCGAAACCACTCCGATACAGAGGGCATTATCGGGATGTTCGTCAATACGCTCGCGATTCGCAGTGAAGTGAAGCAGGATGAGACGTTTACCCAGTTGATCGCGCGTGTCCGCAAACAGGTGCTGGATGCCTTTTCTCATCAGGACTATCCGTTTGAGTGGCTTGTAGAAGATTTGAACATCCCCCGTGATGTAAGCAGACATCCGCTGTTTGACACGATGTTCAGTCTTCAAAATGCGACAGAGGGCATTCCCGCTGTCGGCGATCTGTCCTTGTCTGTTCATGAGACCAATTTCAAGATTGCCAAATTTGATTTGACGGTGCAGGCGAGAGAAACCGATGAAGGCATTGAGCTTGATTTGGACTACAGCACGAAGCTGTTTAAACAAAGCACGGCTGACAGGCTGCTCAACCATTTTGCGCGTTTGCTTGATGCTGCTGCGGCTGAGCCTGAGAAACAGATTTCTGACTACAATCTTCTTTCTAAAGAGGAGGCTGCTGCGCAAATTCAGCAGTTTAACCCGGGAAGAACACCTTATCCGAAAGGCAAAACGATTGTTCAGCTGTTTGAAGAGCAAGCGGCGAAAACGCCAGACCAGCCGGCACTTCAATATGAAGGCGAATCACTTACCTATCGTGAGCTGAATGAACGGGCCAATCGGTTGGCGCGCGGCATTCTTTCTCTAGGGGCAGGTGAAGGCAAAACGGCGGCAGTCTTATGCGAGCGGTCAATGGACATGATTGTGTCGATCCTCGCCGTTTTAAAAGCTGGCTCGGCTTATGTGCCGATTGATCCGGAACATCCGATTCAGCGGATGCAGCATTTCTTCCGTGACAGCGGAGCGAAGGTGCTTCTTACTCAGAAAAAATTAAAGGCTTTAGCAGAAGAAGCAGCATTTAGCGGTGTCATCGTGCTTGCGGATGAGGAAGAAAGCTATCATGCCGATACGCAAAATCTCGCATTGCCTCTTGACTCCGCGGCGGTCGCCAATCTGACGTATACGTCCGGAACGACAGGAACACCAAAGGGAAATATCGTGACACATGCCAATATTCTGCGCACGGTGAAGGGAACGAATTATCTCAGCATCACAGAACAGGATACGATCCTGGGCCTTTCCAATTACGTATTTGACGCATTCATGTTTGATATGTTCGGTTCTTTGTTAAATGGTGCCAAGCTTGTGCTGATACCGAAAGAAACTGTTTTGGATATGGCTCGCCTGTCTCGGGTCATAGAGCGGGAGAATATCAGCATTCTCATGATTACAACCGCTTTGTTCCACCTGCTTGTGGACTTGAATCCGGCGTGCTTGTCAACGCTGCGCAAGATTATGTTTGGCGGGGAGCGGGCTTCGGTTGAGCATGTCAGAAAAGCTTTGCAAACGGTTGGAAAAGGCAAACTCCTTCACATGTACGGGCCGTCTGAAAGCACGGTTTTCGCAACGTATCATCCGGTTGATGAATTGGAGGAGAACACGCTGTCTGTTCCGATTGGAAAACCGGTCAGCAACACGGAAGTATACATCCTTGACCGGGCTGGACACGTACAGCCTGCCGGGATTGCCGGGGAGCTTTGCGTGAGCGGCGAAGGACTCGTGAAAGGCTATTACAACCGTCCAGAACTGACTGAGGAGAAGTTCGTTCCGCATCCGTTTACGTCCGGCGAACGCATGTATAGAACGGGTGACCTTGCCAGATGGCTGCCGAATGGCGACATCGAATTTATCGGGCGGATCGATCATCAGGTGAAAATCCGCGGACAGCGCATCGAGCTTGGAGAAATCGAGCATCAGCTGCAAACCCACGACCGCGTGCAGGAGACTGTCGTGCTTGCTGTTGATCAAGGAGCGGGAGACAAGCTGCTCTGCGCGTACTTTGTCGGAGAGGGAGGCATCTCATCTCAAGAGCTGAGAGAACATGCGGCGAAGGATCTGCCGACTTATATGGTTCCTGCGGTGTTTATCCAAATGGATGAGCTGCCGCTGACTGGGAACGGAAAAATCGACCGGAGAGCACTGCCGCTTCCTGATGCCAACGTCTCGACAGGTGTTTCATATGTTGCGCCTCGCAATGAAACGGAACAAAAACTCGCGGACATTTGGGCGCAGGTGCTTCAGGTTCAACAGGTCGGCGCTTATGACCACTTCTTTGACATCGGCGGACATTCATTAGCAGGCATGAAGATGCTTGCCTTGGTTCATCAGGAACTGGGGGTTGAGCTGTCACTCAAAGATCTCTTCCAGTCACCTACGGTTGAGGGCTTAGCACAGGTGATAGCCTCTTCTGAAAAAGGGGCAGCCGTCAGCATCAGCCCGGCAAAAAAACAAGATACGTATCCTGTTTCCTCACCGCAAAAGCGGATGTATGTGCTCCAGCAGCTTGAAGGAGCGCAAACGAGCTATAACATGCCGGCGGTTCTGCGCCTTACAGGTGAGCTTGATGTTGAAAGGCTTAACAGCGTCATGCAGCAGTTAATGCAGCGTCATGAGGCCTTTAGAACCACGTTTGAACTGAAAGATGGAGAAACGGTGCAGCGGATTTGGGAAGAAGCTGAGTGTGAGATGGCCTATTTCGAAGCTGCAGAAGAGGAGACAGAGCGGATCGTTTCCGAGTTTATCAAACCTTTCAGAATTGATCGGCTTCCGTTATTCAGGATGGGGCTGATCAAGCACTCAGACACTGAGCATGTTCTGCTGTTCGATATGCACCATATTATTTCTGACGGTGCGTCTGTCGGTGTGCTGATTGAGGAGCTTTCGAAGCTGTACGACGGAGAAATCGTTGAGCCGCTCCGCATTCAATATAAGGATTACGCCGTGTGGCAGCAGCAGTTCATCCAGTCTGAGCTTTATAAAAAGCAAGAGGAGCATTGGCTGAAGGAGCTGGAAGGAGAGCTGCCGGTGCTGACGCTTCCGACTGACTATAGCCGGCCTGCGGTTCAAACATTTGCGGGAGACCGTATTGCATTTTCATTAGAAGCAGGGAAAATCGATGCGCTGCGCAGACTTGCAAAAGAAACGGATTCCACACTGTACATGGTGCTTCTGGCATCATACAGTGCGTTTTTATCAAAACTGAGCGGGCAGCATGATATCATCGTCGGTTCACCTATAGCCGGACGCTCTCAAGCGGACGTCAGCCGCGTCATCGGAATGTTCGTCAATACATTGGCGCTGCGCACGTATCCGAAGGGTGAAAAGACGTTTTCTGGCTATCTGAGTGAAGTAAAAGAAACGGCACTCAGCGCTTTTCGTGCGCAGGATTACCCGCTTGAGGACCTGATCGGAAACCTGCAGGTTCAGCGTGACACGAGCAGAAATCCGTTATTCGACGCCGTTTTTTCGATGCAAAATGCGAATATCAAGGATCTGACGATGAAAGGGATTCAGCTTGAGCCGCATCCGTTTGAACGGAAAACGGCCAAGTTTGATATCACGCTGACGGCTGACGAAACCGATGGCGGGCTTACGTTTGTGCTTGAATACAATACAGCGCTGTTTAAGCCTGAAACAATCGAACGATGGAAGCAATACTGGATGCAGCTTCTAGATGAAGTCACCGGCAATCCGAACCAGCCGCTTTCCAGCTTGTCTCTCGTCACTGAACCAGAAAAACAAACGCTTCTTGAGGCATGGAAGGGCAAAACGCTCCCTGTACCGACAGACAAAACCGTTCATCAGCTATTCGAAGAAACGGCTCAGCGCCACAAAGACCGCCCGGCTGTCACCTACAACGGCCAGTCATGGACGTACGGCGAGCTGAATGCGAAGGCAAATCGTCTTGCCCGAATTCTGATCGACTGCGGCATCAGCGCGGATGAGCGCGTCGGCGTTCTCACGAAGCCATCGCTGGAAATGGCTGCCGCGGTGCTCGGCGTCTTAAAGGCGGGAGCGGCGTTTGTGCCGATTGATCCTGACTATCCGGATCAGCGGATTGACTATATTTTGCAGGACAGCGGCGCGAAGCTTCTCTTGAAACAGGAAGGCATTTCAGTGCCGGATAGCTTCTCGGGAGACGTCATTCTTCTTGATGGCAACCGCACGATTCTAAGCCTGCCGCTTGATGAAAACGATGAGGAAAATCCAGAGACGGATGTAAATGCAGAAAACCTCGCGTACATGATTTACACGTCCGGGACGACCGGACAGCCGAAGGGTGTCATGGTCGAGCACCATGCGCTTGTGAACCTGTGCTTCTGGCACCATGACGCGTTCAATATGACAGCGGAGGACCGCAGTGCGAAGTACGCGGGCTTTGGATTCGACGCCTCCATTTGGGAAATGTTCCCGACGTGGACAATCGGAGCCGAGCTTCACGTCATTGATGAAGCGATCCGCCTTGATATCGTCCGTCTGAACGATTATTTCGAAACGCATGGCGTGACGATCACGTTCTTGCCGACACAGCTGGCGGAACAGTTTATGGAGCTTGAGAATACGTCACTGCGCGTATTGCTGACAGGCGGAGACAAGCTGAAGCGTGCGGTGAAACAGCCGTACAAGCTCATCAACAATTACGGGCCGACTGAAAACACAGTCGTTGCCACAAGCACAGAGATCAATCCGGAAGAAGGCTCGCTTTCCATCGGGCAGGCTATCGCCAATACGAGAGTATACATTCTCGGCGAAGGCAATCAGGTGCAGCCGGAAGGCGTAGCCGGAGAGCTCTGTGTAGCGGGACGCGGATTGGCGCGCGGCTATCTGAATAAGGAAGACGAAACTGCGAAGCGGTTTGTCGCTGATCCGTTTGTCCCGGGTGAACGCATGTACCGCACCGGCGATCTGGTGAAGTGGGTGAACGGCGGCATCGAATACATCGGCCGGATCGACCAGCAGGTCAAGGTTCGCGGCTATCGGATCGAGCTCTCAGAAATCGAAGTGCAGCTCGCCCAGCTTTCTGAGGTGCAGGATGCGGCGGTCACAGCTGTCAAAGATAAAGGCGGCAATACAGCGATCGCGGCGTATGTCACACCGGAAACAGCTGACATAGAAGCGTTAAAGTCTTCATTGAAAGAAACCCTGCCGGACTACATGATCCCGGCGTTCTGGGTGACGCTGAACGAACTTCCGGTTACCGCAAACGGAAAGGTTGACCGCAAAGCCTTGCCTGAGCCGGACATTGAAGCGGGAAGCGGGGAATACAAAGCGCCGACGACCGACATGGAAGAGCTCCTTGCCGGCATTTGGCAGGATGTGCTCGGCATTTCTGAAGTCGGTGTCAGTGACAATTTCTTCTCGCTCGGCGGAGATTCCATCAAAGGAATCCAAATGGCGAGCCGCTTGAACCAGCACGGCTGGAAGCTGGAAATGAAAGACCTCTTCCAGCACCCGACAATCGAAGAGCTGACCCAATACGTGGAGCGTGCCGAAGGCAAACAGGCGGACCAAGGCCCGGTGGAGGGTGAAGTCATCCTGACGCCAATCCAGTGCTGGTTCTTTGAAAAGAACTTCACGAACAAGCACCACTGGAACCAGTCAGTGATGCTTCAAGCGAAGAAGGGCTTTGATCCTGAACGGGTGGAGAAAACATTACAGGCGCTGATCGAACATCATGACGCGCTCCGCATGGTTTATCGTGAGGAGCCGAAAGATGTCGTTCAATATAACAGAGGACTTGAAGCTGCTTCAGCCCAATTGGAGATCATCCACATTGAGGGGCAAGCGAAAGATCATGAAGACCGCATAGAGAGAGAAGCGGAGCGTTTGCAAAGCAGCATCGACTTGCAGGAAGGCGGCTTGTTAAAAGCAGGCTTGTTCCAAGCGGAAGACGGAGACCACTTGCTTCTTGCCATTCACCACTTAGTGGTTGACGGTGTGTCGTGGCGGATTTTACTGGAGGATTTCGCCGCGGTTTATACACAGCTTGAGCAAGACAATGAACCGGTTCTCCCCCAGAAAACACATTCATTTGCGGAGTATGCAGAGAGATTGCAAGACTTCGCGAACTCCAAAGCCTTTTTGAAAGAAAAAGAGTATTGGAGACAGCTTGAAGAACAAACTGTCGCTGTAAAGCTTCCGAAAGATCGCGAATCTGGTGATCAGCGAATGAAACATACAAAGACAATCGAATTCTCGCTGACTGCTGAAGAGACAGAACAGCTCACCACAAAGGCGCATGAGGCATATCACACAGAAATGAATGATATTTTGCTGACGGCATTCGGATTGGCGATGAAGGAGTGGACAGGTCAGGATCGAGTAAGTGTTCATTTAGAGGGGCATGGACGTGAAGAAATCATAGAAGACCTGATCATTTCCCGCACAGTCGGCTGGTTTACGAGTATGTACCCGATGGTGCTCGATATGAAGCATGCGGATGATCTGGGCTACCAGCTGAAGAAAATGAAAGAAGATATCAGACATGTACCGAATAAGGGAGTCGGATACGGCATTCTCCGCTATTTGACGGCGCCGGAACATAAAGAAGATGTGGCGTTTTCGATTCAGCCGGATGTCAGCTTTAACTACTTAGGACAGTTTGATGACATGTCGGATGCAGGCTTGTTCAAGAGATCAGAGCTGCCGTCAGGACAGTCGTTAAGCCCGGAAACAGAAAAACCGAACGCGCTCGATGTTGTCGGATACATTGAAAACGGAAAACTGACGATGTCACTGGCCTATCATTCTCTTGAATTTCATGAAAAAACGATACAAACATTCAGCGACAGCTTTAAAGCCCATCTGCTCAGAATCATACAACATTGCCTATCTCAAGATGGAACGGAATTGACGCCGAGCGACCTTGGCGACGACGATTTGACGCTGGATGAACTGGATAAATTAATGGAAATTTTCTAA
- the hxlR gene encoding transcriptional activator HxlR, giving the protein MSRMDDKRFNCEKELTLAVIGGKWKMLILWHLGKEGTKRFNELKTLIPDITQKILVNQLRELEQDLIVHREVYPVVPPKVEYSLTPQGESLMPILDAMYEWGKGYMELIDVDKKIIKESL; this is encoded by the coding sequence TTGAGCCGGATGGACGACAAAAGGTTTAATTGTGAGAAGGAATTAACGCTTGCAGTGATCGGCGGAAAATGGAAAATGCTCATTTTGTGGCATTTGGGGAAAGAAGGAACAAAACGGTTCAATGAATTAAAAACTTTGATTCCTGATATCACGCAGAAAATCCTGGTGAATCAGCTGAGAGAGCTTGAGCAGGATTTGATTGTTCACAGGGAAGTGTATCCGGTTGTCCCGCCGAAGGTTGAATATTCCTTGACCCCGCAAGGAGAAAGCCTGATGCCTATTCTGGATGCCATGTATGAGTGGGGGAAGGGCTATATGGAATTGATTGATGTCGACAAAAAAATCATAAAGGAATCGTTGTAA